A stretch of DNA from Streptomyces rubradiris:
TCCTGTGCGAGGCCGCGTTCACGCACGGCAAGGAGAACATTCCCGACCTGCACCTCAACGGCCGCGAGGCGGGCGAGACGGCGGCCCGCGCGGGCGCCCGCAGGCTGCTCCTCACCCACATCCCGCCGTGGACGGACCCCCAGGTCAACCTGCGGCACGCGCGCGAGGTGTTCACCGGACCGGTGGAGCTGGCCGCGCCGCGGCACACGTACGAGATCTGAGACCAGGAGAACGCGAAGGGCCCCGGAGCCATCGGCTCCGGGGCCCTTCGTCACACCTGGCTCACGCCTTGGTGAGGTCCTCGACCTCCTCCTCGGGCTCGCGGCCCGGGGTCTTCAGGTCGAACTTGACGATCGCGAACCGGAAGAGCGCGTAGTAGACGACCGCGAACACCAGGCCGACCGGGATGATCAGCCAGGGCTTGGTCGCCAGGTTCCAGTTCAGTACGTAGTCGATCGCGCCGGCCGAGAAGTTGAAGCCCGCATGGGTGCCCAGCCCCCAGGTGACCGCCATGGACACGGCCGTCAGCACCGCGTGGATGACGTAGAGGACCGGGGCGATGAACATGAAGGTGAACTCGATGGGCTCGGTCACACCGGTCACGAAGGAGGTCAGCGCCAGGGAGACCATCATGCCCATCACGGCCTTGCGGCGCTCGGGGCGGGCGCAGTGCGCGATGGCGATCGCGGCGGCCGGCAGACCGAACATCATGATCGGGAAGAAGCCGGACATGAACATACCGGCGCTCGGGTCGCCGCCCAGGAAGCGGTTGTAGTCGCCGCTGAAGACCTGACCGGCCGCGTCCTTGAAATCGCCGAGCTGGTACCACGCCACCGTGTTGACGAACTGGTGCATGCCGATCGGGATCAGACCACGGTTGACCAGGCCGAACAGGGCAGCGCCACCGGAGCCGAGGCCGGTCATCCACTCGCCGAAGTTGGTGATGCCCTCGCCGATGGGCTCCCAGACGAGGCTGAAGAGGACGCCGACCAGCGTGCCGACGAAGGCCATCAGGATCGGCACCAGCCGGCGGCCGTTGAAGAAGCCGAGCCAGTCCACCAGCTTGGTGCGGTGGAACCGCTGCCACAGCACGGCCGCGAGCAGACCCATGATGATGCCGCCGAGCACCCCGGGCTCGTTGTACGTCGCGGCGACGATCTTGCCCTTCTCGATGTGCTCCTCGGTCACCGGGAAGGCCTTCAGCACCTTGTCGTAGACGAGGAAGCCGACCAGCGCGGCGAGCGCGGTGGAGCCGTCCGCCTTCTTGGCGAAACCGATGGCCACGCCTATGCAGAACAGGATGGGGAGGCTGGTGGTGATGGCACCGCCCGCGGCGCTGAAGACGGTCGCGACCTTGTCCCAGCCCAGGCCGTCCTTGCCGAAGATGTCGTCCTGGCCGAGCCGGACCATGATGCCCGCCGCCGGCAGGACGGCGATCGGGAGCTGCAGGCTGCGGCCGACCTTCTGCAGGCCCTGGAACAGGC
This window harbors:
- a CDS encoding PTS transporter subunit EIIC — its product is MTTATESAAPAKKPAKKKGAGLFQGLQKVGRSLQLPIAVLPAAGIMVRLGQDDIFGKDGLGWDKVATVFSAAGGAITTSLPILFCIGVAIGFAKKADGSTALAALVGFLVYDKVLKAFPVTEEHIEKGKIVAATYNEPGVLGGIIMGLLAAVLWQRFHRTKLVDWLGFFNGRRLVPILMAFVGTLVGVLFSLVWEPIGEGITNFGEWMTGLGSGGAALFGLVNRGLIPIGMHQFVNTVAWYQLGDFKDAAGQVFSGDYNRFLGGDPSAGMFMSGFFPIMMFGLPAAAIAIAHCARPERRKAVMGMMVSLALTSFVTGVTEPIEFTFMFIAPVLYVIHAVLTAVSMAVTWGLGTHAGFNFSAGAIDYVLNWNLATKPWLIIPVGLVFAVVYYALFRFAIVKFDLKTPGREPEEEVEDLTKA